The Granulicella arctica genome segment CCGGATTCGATCATCGTCGGCCCGAAGCTGATCGGGCATGAAGCAATGGCTCCAGTTCGCGAAAGTGTGCCTCGCCTAACGGTTAGAAGCAGTACAAATTATTTCAAATTCCGCTTACAACGCTATCTTCAATCTTGTATGCTTCTCCTGATCTTAGGAGCTGCAATGAAGCGTTTTAGTATTGCGATTTTGGCATTCACTACCATCTCTTCCTTAGCCCAAACAAAGCCGGCATATCTGGATTCATCCCTTCCGGCTGCAACTCGCGCCCACGATATCGTGTCCCGCATGACGCTCGATGAGAAAGCTGCGCAGCTCGAAGACTGGGCGACTGCGATTCCTCGTCTCGGAGTCCCGGACTATCAGACCTGGAGCGAGGCGCTCCATGGAGTTGCAAACTCAGGTCACGCCACCGTCTTCCCACAGGCAATCGGTATGGCTGCCACCTGGGACCCTCCGATTGTGCAGCGAATGGGCGATGTCATCTCCACCGAGGGACGCGCGAAGTACAACGAGGCTCAGCGTGAGGGCAACCACCGCATCTTCTACGGCCTCACCTTCTGGTCACCGAATATCAATATCTTCCGCGATCCGCGCTGGGGCCGCGGCCAGGAGACCTATGGTGAAGATCCATTCCTGACAGGCCATATGGGCGTGGCCTTCATCCACGGAGTACAGGGTGATGACCCTGATCATCCGAAGGCCGTCGCCACCAGCAAGCACTTCGCCGTCCATAGCGGCCCTGAATCTTTGCGCCATGTCTTCAATGTGGATGTAAGCCCGCGTGATCTTGAAGAGACTTACCTGCCTGCGTTTCGCTCTACCGTTATCGATGGACATGTGAAGTCTGTGATGTGCGCCTACAACGCAATCGACGATACCGGAGCATGTGCAAACACGATGCTGCTCAAGGATCATCTGCGCGATGCGTGGGGCTTCAAAGGCTTCGTCGTCTCCGATTGTGCCGCCATCGTCGACGTAACGCATGGCCACCATAACGCTCCGGACATACTGCACGCTGCGGCGATCTCAATCAAAGCCGGTACCGATCTTTCATGCAGCATCTGGTCGCCTGGCTTCAACACACTCGCCGATGCCGTTCGCCAAGGTGTCGTCTCCGAAGACTTGTTGACGCGCTCCGCCGAACGGCTCTACACCGCGCGCTATCAACTCGGTCTGCTAGGCGGTCCGGGATCAAGCCCCTACGATACGATTCCATTCTCTGAAAATGCCTCGGAGCCGCATCGCGAGGTTGCCCTCAAAGCGGCTGAAGAGTCGATGGTTCTACTGAAAAACAACGGCGCACTCCCGCTACGGAAGAGCCTGCACAGCATCGCCGTCGTTGGGCCCACTGCCGATCTCTTGACCTCACTTGAGGGCAACTATAACGGGGCCGCACTTAATCCCGTCTCCCCCATCGATGGTATTGCGAAGCAGTTTCCTGGCGCAACGATTCACTACGCACAGGGAGCTACGCTTGCAGAGGGCTTCAGCGTTCCTGTGCCTCGTACCGTCTTCGGCTCTGGATTGCAAACGGAGTTCTTCGACACGCCAGACTGGACCGGCAACCCCGTTGCAGAAAAGACCGAGCATGAGATCCAGTACGACTGGCGCGATGACGTGCCCACGCCAGAGGTTCATAGTCATAACTACTCCGTCCGCTGGACCGGCAATGTAAGTGCCCCCGCCGCAGGGAAGTACACCTTCATCGTCGAAGGAGGGCAGAACTTTCCATACTCTCCGAAAGAGGCGTATCGCTTCTCACTCGATGGCAAGGTGTTGTCCGAGGGAGATCTGAACGCCGGCAAGTTGGAGATGGGCTCGTTCACGATTGCCAAGGGAGCCTCTCCTACGGCACCTCCCGTAATGACTGGATCAAAGCCCGCGAAGATCGAAGTCACTTTTACCGATACGAAGCCGCACACATTCCGACTGGAGTATAGCCACTCCGGTGACCGAGCAGGTGGAGGCGTCACTCTCAGGTGGGAAGCACCGCCGCAAGCTCAACTCGATGAGGCCATCGCGGCGGCAAAAAACTCCGATGTCGTGCTTGCCTTTGTCGGTCTCTCCCCACAACTTGAAGGCGAGGAGATGTCGATCAAGATCGAGGGATTCAGTGGCGGCGATCGCACCAGCATCGAACTTCCTGCGTCACAGCGACGACTGCTCGAAGCTGTCGCGACAACCGGCAAGCCAGTCATTGTTATCTCCATGAGTGGCAGCGCGTTGGCACTTTCATGGGCCAAGGAACACGCGGCAGCCATTCTGCAAGCCTGGTATCCCGGCGTAGAAGGTGGCACGGCAATCGCCCATACGTTAGCTGGAGTAAATAATCCTGCTGGACGACTGCCTATCACCTTCTATGCGAGTACAAGCGATCTGCCACCTTTCACGGATTACTCTATGAAAGAACGCACCTATCGCTACTACACTGGCAAACCGTTGTGGGGCTTCGGATACGGACTGAGTTACTCAAGCTTTCGCTACGGAGCTGTGAAGCTATCCGCTGCATCGGTGCAGGCGGGCCAGCCTCTCACGGCCACGGTTACTGTGACAAACAACAGCTCCCGTACAGGAGATGAAGTTGTCGAGGCTTATCTCAAAACGCCGCAGCCGAATGGACCTGTCCACTCACTGGCAGGCTTTCAGCGAGTAACTCTCAATCCTGGCGAAAGCCGAGAGGTCACACTGGAGCTTCCTCCGCGCGCGCTCTCGAGTGTCGACGATCAAGGGCAGCGCACCATTCTGCCCGGCACGTACCATCTCAGCGTGGGATCTTCTCAACCCGCAGAGACCCCGAATCATTCGGAGATTGACTTCAACATCAGCGGCACTACAAACCTTCCCAAATAACGACATACAATCCAATCGAGCCTCAATGCGAGATAGCATTGAGGCTCGATTTCCATTGAATGACTAGACACATATCAATGATCAGAGTTTTGCCTACCAATTATCGGCGAGTGAAAAGCGCGAGACAGTTCACACTCTCGCTTTGTGGGCTCGCGCTGCTGCTCGTATATCCGATGAGCGCCTCCGCACAGCAAAGCGATATCGCACATGCTGTGGAGCTGACACAGGCAGGCAAGCTGCACGAGGCAGAACTCGTATGGCGCAAGCTTAGTCAAGCTCATAGTGGAAATCCCTCTGTGCACCTTGGCCTGGGCATCGTCCTCTCCCAGGAAGGAAACCTGCCAGAGGCTGCCGCAGAGTATCGAAAGGCTTTGGCATTGAATCCCCATCTGCCAGATGCTTCCTTCAACCTAGGTCTTGCTGAGTTCAAACAGGGGCACTTCGCGGAAGCAGTTCCCGCGCTTACTACAGCAGCCAAGGAGAATCCCAAGGAGGACCGAAGTGGCCTCTTACTAGGCATGAGCTATTTTGGATTACATGATTATGGAAAGGCAGTTCCCTTCCTTCAGACAGCAGTACATTCGCAGCCGGAGAATCTCGAATTACATAGTGTCCTTGCGCAGAGCTGCTTGCGAAGCTCGCAGTATCCCTGCGCAATGGCTGAATATAAAGCCATCCTGACAACGAATCCCGATTCCGTTCAGGCCCACATGCTTCTCGGTCAAGCGCTGGATGGCATGGGTCGTTCCGCGGATGCGATTGCCGAACTGGAAACGGGCGCCCGCATTGCGCCGAGTGAACCTGATGTCCATTTCGAACTCGGATACCTTTATTTCACCAAGCACGATTATGAGCGGGCAGCCCCACAGTTTGAACTGGAGATCAAAAACAATCCAGCTGACGCCCAGTCGTATACCTATCTCGGTGATATCAAGCGTCGCAACAATGACAATGCTGCGTCAGAGACCTTACTGAATAAAGCACTTCAACTGGAACCGAATATTCGACTTGCTTACTTTGACCTTGGAAGCATCTATGCCAGTCATAATCAAAACCAGAAGGCTCTTGAAGCCTTTTTAAAGGCCGAAGAGCTTGACCCTCGCGAACCGGATGCGCACTACCGTCTG includes the following:
- a CDS encoding glycoside hydrolase family 3 C-terminal domain-containing protein encodes the protein MKRFSIAILAFTTISSLAQTKPAYLDSSLPAATRAHDIVSRMTLDEKAAQLEDWATAIPRLGVPDYQTWSEALHGVANSGHATVFPQAIGMAATWDPPIVQRMGDVISTEGRAKYNEAQREGNHRIFYGLTFWSPNINIFRDPRWGRGQETYGEDPFLTGHMGVAFIHGVQGDDPDHPKAVATSKHFAVHSGPESLRHVFNVDVSPRDLEETYLPAFRSTVIDGHVKSVMCAYNAIDDTGACANTMLLKDHLRDAWGFKGFVVSDCAAIVDVTHGHHNAPDILHAAAISIKAGTDLSCSIWSPGFNTLADAVRQGVVSEDLLTRSAERLYTARYQLGLLGGPGSSPYDTIPFSENASEPHREVALKAAEESMVLLKNNGALPLRKSLHSIAVVGPTADLLTSLEGNYNGAALNPVSPIDGIAKQFPGATIHYAQGATLAEGFSVPVPRTVFGSGLQTEFFDTPDWTGNPVAEKTEHEIQYDWRDDVPTPEVHSHNYSVRWTGNVSAPAAGKYTFIVEGGQNFPYSPKEAYRFSLDGKVLSEGDLNAGKLEMGSFTIAKGASPTAPPVMTGSKPAKIEVTFTDTKPHTFRLEYSHSGDRAGGGVTLRWEAPPQAQLDEAIAAAKNSDVVLAFVGLSPQLEGEEMSIKIEGFSGGDRTSIELPASQRRLLEAVATTGKPVIVISMSGSALALSWAKEHAAAILQAWYPGVEGGTAIAHTLAGVNNPAGRLPITFYASTSDLPPFTDYSMKERTYRYYTGKPLWGFGYGLSYSSFRYGAVKLSAASVQAGQPLTATVTVTNNSSRTGDEVVEAYLKTPQPNGPVHSLAGFQRVTLNPGESREVTLELPPRALSSVDDQGQRTILPGTYHLSVGSSQPAETPNHSEIDFNISGTTNLPK
- a CDS encoding tetratricopeptide repeat protein, giving the protein MSASAQQSDIAHAVELTQAGKLHEAELVWRKLSQAHSGNPSVHLGLGIVLSQEGNLPEAAAEYRKALALNPHLPDASFNLGLAEFKQGHFAEAVPALTTAAKENPKEDRSGLLLGMSYFGLHDYGKAVPFLQTAVHSQPENLELHSVLAQSCLRSSQYPCAMAEYKAILTTNPDSVQAHMLLGQALDGMGRSADAIAELETGARIAPSEPDVHFELGYLYFTKHDYERAAPQFELEIKNNPADAQSYTYLGDIKRRNNDNAASETLLNKALQLEPNIRLAYFDLGSIYASHNQNQKALEAFLKAEELDPREPDAHYRLARLYTAMGDKNKADLEFSKTKELHNRAAELLVQKVNGTIAVTPQ